Proteins encoded by one window of Rutidosis leptorrhynchoides isolate AG116_Rl617_1_P2 chromosome 7, CSIRO_AGI_Rlap_v1, whole genome shotgun sequence:
- the LOC139860199 gene encoding pentatricopeptide repeat-containing protein At2g27610: MRKQIVVRVAPLVSTMYNTCVRNASTTLSFSFPNLDSYLEPNPRDRVYAYNRDIESLLKSGSVDSALQLFDEMPKRDVITWNILISGLKRNGLSRKALYFYTRMVSQGFVESSSTFSTVLGVISYERLFQQGLEVHSRVIVLGLSLNVYVGSALVDLYMNMGVVDIGLKLFNDLPERNLATWNQLLRCSNEFGMSEKLELFLRMKREGVVPNALTFCYLIRGFSNESFVNEGRKLHCYAIKVGWAESDVFVSNALADFYSACGILTDAKRSFDVIPLENVISWNSLVSIYAYNGLANNAMEIFYMMLNWGKKPSIRSFVGLLNLSSRYVDILFGEQVHSFVLKLGFDYGDSSYIQSALIDMYGKCGKIESSVSIYKNVSKTTLEVCNSLMTSFARCGVVEDVIELFGLMVDEDIKFDEVSLSTTINTLPKSSYGNLKNCKLLHNCGLKSGFDSDVAVSCSLIESYSRFEDLNYSCKVFELLSSPNVICFTSIISAHSRNKNGLKCLKLFAEMINKGLKPDKVTYLCVLNACNDSRMVQKGKISFDPEKQRLACMVDLFGNAGLLEEAEMLIKQTQVSDELLMWSLLLSHCRFHCNEVVGRRSAQMVIKLEPVDPTVWLQVSNFYSEIGDLETAKVIRDGALARKMISEMLTVSKKQL, from the coding sequence ATGCGAAAGCAAATTGTGGTCAGGGTTGCACCACTCGTGTCAACAATGTATAACACGTGCGTCAGAAACGCATCAACCACGTTATCTTTCTCCTTCCCGAATCTAGACTCTTACTTGGAACCCAATCCCCGAGACAGGGTTTACGCCTATAACAGAGACATTGAATCTTTATTGAAATCCGGATCAGTTGACTCTGCACTCCaactgtttgatgaaatgcctaaaCGAGATGTAATCACATGGAACATACTTATTTCTGGACTTAAGCGAAATGGGTTATCAAGAAAAGCATTGTATTTTTATACTCGAATGGTTTCGCAAGGATTTGTTGAGAGCTCGTCGACATTTTCCACGGTTTTGGGTGTGATTAGTTACGAAAGGTTGTTTCAACAAGGACTTGAAGTTCATAGTAGAGTGATTGTTCTTGGTCTGAGTTTGAATGTATATGTAGGAAGTGCATTGGTTGATCTTTATATGAACATGGGTGTTGTTGATATTGGTTTAAAATTGTTTAATGATTTACCAGAACGAAACCTTGCAACGTGGAATCAGTTACTGAGATGTTCTAATGAGTTTGGTATGTCAGAAAAGTTAGAATTGTTTTTGAGGATGAAAAGAGAAGGTGTTGTGCCTAATGCACTAACCTTTTGTTATTTGATTCGCGGGTTTAGTAACGAGAGTTTTGTTAATGAAGGAAGAAAGTTGCATTGTTATGCAATTAAGGTGGGATGGGCTGAATCTGATGTGTTTGTTTCGAATGCGTTGGCTGACTTTTATAGTGCGTGTGGGATTTTAACCGATGCGAAAAGATCGTTTGATGTTATTCCACTAGAAAATGTGATTTCTTGGAATTCATTAGTTTCCATCTATGCTTATAATGGGCTTGCAAATAATGCTATGGAGATTTTTTATATGATGCTAAATTGGGGTAAAAAGCCATCGATTCGTTCATTTGTCGGGTTATTAAATTTATCGAGTAGATATGTTGATATACTTTTTGGTGAACAAGTTCATTCTTTTGTGTTAAAACTAGGGTTTGACTATGGTGATAGCAGTTACATTCAATCTGCTTTAATCGATATGTATGGAAAATGTGGTAAGATAGAAAGTTCAGTATCAATATACAAAAATGTATCTAAAACAACACTTGAAGTATGCAATTCGTTAATGACATCATTTGCACGATGTGGCGTTGTTGAAGATGTGATCGAATTGTTCGGTTTGATGGTTGATGAAGATATTAAATTTGATGAAGTTAGTCTTTCAACCACGATTAATACATTACCAAAATCATCTTATGGAAACTTGAAAAACTGTAAATTGTTACATAATTGTGGTTTGAAATCCGGTTTTGATAGTGATGTTGCAGTCTCGTGTTCTTTAATCGAAAGTTATTCAAGATTTGAAGATTTAAATTATTCTTGCAAAGTCTTTGAATTGCTTTCTTCACCGAATGTGATTTGTTTTACATCGATCATTAGTGCACATTCACGAAACAAAAACGGATTAAAATGTCTTAAATTATTTGCAGAAATGATTAACAAGGGACTAAAACCAGATAAAGTGACATATTTATGTGTGTTGAATGCTTGCAACGATTCAAGAATGGTTCAAAAGGGGAAGATTTCGTTTGACCCTGAGAAACAACGTTTAGCTTGCATGGTTGACTTATTTGGGAATGCGGGTTTACTCGAAGAAGCCGAAATGTTGATAAAACAAACAcaagttagtgatgaattgctgATGTGGAGTTTATTGTTAAGCCACTGTAGGTTTCATTGTAATGAAGTGGTAGGAAGAAGAAGTGCACAAATGGTGATAAAGCTTGAGCCTGTGGACCCCACAGTTTGGTTACAAGTTTCAAACTTTTACTCTGAAATTGGGGATTTGGAAACCGCTAAAGTGATTAGAGATGGTGCACTAGCAAGAAAGATGATAAGTGAAATGCTTACAGTTAGCAAAAAACAGTTGTGA